The Changchengzhania lutea genomic sequence TTTCCTTTGAAGTGGTTGTAGGGTTTTAGGGTGAATTACCGAAGCGCCATAAAAGGCCAACTCAATAGTTTCACGATACGATAACGTGTTTAGCAGTTGGGCGTTCTCAAAATATCTGGGGTCTGCATTTAAAACGCCTGGGACATCTTTCCAAATAGTGACACTTTCAGCATTTAAACAATAGGCAAAAATAGCTGCGGTATAATCACTCCCTTCTCTGCCAAGCGTAGTAGTAAAGTTGTTGGCATCACTGCCTAAAAATCCTTGGGTAATGTTTAAAACAGAACTTTTAAAACGGGATTTAATCTCACTTTGCGTGGCTTCCCAATTTACATTGGCGCGCCTGTAATAACTATCGGTTTTTATATAATGGCGCACATCCATCCACGAATTCTTTAACCCAATGGCATTCAAATACTCACTTATAATGGTTGTTGAAACCAATTCCCCAAAACCAATGGTTTGATCATAAACAAAATTATAATCGGGGGATTTGTTTGTTTTTAAAAAACTATTTAATTCATCAAAAAACGTGGATACTTTTTTAAAAGCGGGATGGATATCGGAATCAAATAAATCCAATAGAATGTCATTATGGTATTTTTTAACGTCTTGAATAGCACTTTGAAGCTCTTTCTTATTTTT encodes the following:
- a CDS encoding aspartate kinase; protein product: MQVFKFGGASVKDANGIKNLASVLKKVGYQNTLVVVSAMGKTTNAIERVVRNYFKNKKELQSAIQDVKKYHNDILLDLFDSDIHPAFKKVSTFFDELNSFLKTNKSPDYNFVYDQTIGFGELVSTTIISEYLNAIGLKNSWMDVRHYIKTDSYYRRANVNWEATQSEIKSRFKSSVLNITQGFLGSDANNFTTTLGREGSDYTAAIFAYCLNAESVTIWKDVPGVLNADPRYFENAQLLNTLSYRETIELAFYGASVIHPKTLQPLQRKEIPLYVKSFLNPEDVGTTIGKNKSLDPNVPCFIVKKNQVLISLSSLDFSYIVEENISEIFSLLHAYKMKVDVIQNSAISFSVCVDNMYDNLEALLLHLKAKFRVTYNENVSLYTIRHYNASALSQIETGKNVLLKQLTQETVQVVTK